The Chloroflexota bacterium genome window below encodes:
- a CDS encoding PIG-L deacetylase family protein, with amino-acid sequence MTDRQREPIGGLAAVFAHPDDESFTAAGALSLAHDAGRTVRLLLLTRGEAGNPERSPDLDLADTREEEMRCAAAKIGMDEVTVVDHPDGRLAEVPFSTLVDEIALWLADRRPDAVITFGAHGVTNDTDHVVVGAATRWAVERLAESGIAPHAVYVVAPVFGPGQRRYDLSPEEGAASHRIEITEVAGRKLAALACHASQTDVAEEIAELRAALDRDGVVYEGYTRVRPTVPAARPTFFSRLV; translated from the coding sequence GTGACCGATCGTCAGCGCGAGCCGATCGGCGGCCTGGCGGCCGTCTTCGCGCACCCCGACGACGAGAGCTTCACCGCGGCCGGCGCCCTCTCGCTGGCGCACGACGCGGGCCGGACCGTGCGGCTGCTGCTCCTCACCCGGGGAGAGGCCGGCAACCCCGAGCGATCACCTGACCTCGACCTGGCCGATACTCGCGAAGAGGAGATGCGCTGCGCGGCCGCCAAGATCGGGATGGACGAGGTGACCGTGGTCGACCACCCCGATGGTCGCCTGGCCGAGGTTCCCTTCTCGACCCTGGTCGACGAGATCGCGCTGTGGCTTGCCGATCGCAGGCCGGACGCGGTCATCACCTTCGGCGCACACGGCGTCACCAACGACACGGATCACGTGGTGGTCGGCGCGGCGACTCGCTGGGCGGTCGAGCGCCTGGCTGAGTCCGGGATTGCCCCACACGCGGTGTACGTGGTCGCACCGGTCTTTGGGCCCGGCCAGCGTCGATACGACCTCTCCCCGGAGGAGGGGGCAGCCAGCCACCGAATCGAGATCACCGAGGTGGCCGGCCGCAAGCTGGCCGCCCTGGCCTGCCACGCCAGCCAGACGGACGTCGCCGAGGAGATCGCCGAGCTGCGCGCGGCGCTCGACCGTGATGGAGTCGTCTACGAGGGCTACACCCGCGTCCGCCCCACCGTTCCCGCCGCCCGCCCGACCTTCTTCTCCCGCCTGGTGTAG
- a CDS encoding carboxyl transferase domain-containing protein codes for MAVLRSALDPASEAFAANAAALRAQVDELRARTRAVSERGAGGDERSIARHRERGKMPVRERVERLIDPGSAFLEFSALAADGLYDGEAPGAGMVTGVGLVEGVECVLVANDATVKGGTYFPMTVKKHLRAQEVALENRLPCLYLVDSGGAYLPLQDEVFPDREHFGRIFYNQAQLSARGIPQIALVMGSSTAGGAYVPAMSDETVIVKGTGTIFLGGPPLVKAATGEEVTAEELGGAEVHTVTSGVADHFALNDEHALAIGREIVRSLAWRKPAAPWERSEPAPPSVKPEELYGVIPADPRFSYDVREVIARLVDGSEFHEFKERYGETLVCGFAHVEGYPVGILASNGILFSSSSLKGAHFVELASQRRIPLVFLQNITGFMVGREYEAGGIAKDGAKLVTAVATTAVPKFTVIIGGSFGAGNYGMAGRAYSPRQLWMWPNARISVMGGAQAARVLSTVSGEIETDEQREAFEAPILAEYERQGSPYYSTARLWDDGVIDPMDTRRVLAMGISAALNAEIAETRFGVFRM; via the coding sequence ATGGCCGTCCTGCGCTCCGCCCTCGACCCCGCCTCTGAAGCCTTCGCCGCCAATGCGGCCGCCTTGCGCGCGCAGGTCGATGAGCTGCGGGCCCGAACCCGAGCCGTGAGCGAACGAGGCGCCGGCGGCGACGAGCGCTCGATCGCCCGCCACCGTGAGCGCGGCAAGATGCCGGTCCGCGAGCGGGTCGAGCGGCTCATTGATCCTGGTAGCGCCTTCCTCGAATTCTCCGCACTGGCGGCCGATGGCCTGTACGACGGCGAGGCGCCGGGGGCGGGGATGGTGACCGGCGTCGGCCTGGTCGAGGGGGTCGAGTGCGTCCTCGTCGCCAACGACGCGACGGTCAAGGGCGGCACCTACTTCCCGATGACCGTCAAGAAGCACCTTCGCGCCCAGGAGGTCGCCCTCGAGAACCGCCTGCCGTGCCTGTATCTGGTCGACTCGGGCGGGGCCTACCTGCCGCTCCAGGACGAGGTATTTCCCGATCGCGAGCACTTCGGCCGCATCTTCTACAACCAGGCGCAGCTCTCCGCGCGCGGCATCCCGCAGATTGCGCTGGTGATGGGCTCTTCCACGGCCGGAGGGGCCTACGTCCCGGCCATGTCCGACGAGACGGTGATCGTGAAGGGGACCGGAACCATCTTCCTGGGTGGTCCGCCGCTGGTGAAGGCGGCAACCGGGGAGGAGGTGACGGCGGAGGAGCTGGGCGGGGCCGAGGTCCACACCGTGACGAGCGGGGTGGCCGACCACTTCGCACTCAACGATGAGCACGCCCTGGCGATCGGCCGCGAAATCGTCCGTTCGCTGGCCTGGCGCAAGCCCGCGGCGCCATGGGAGCGCAGCGAGCCGGCGCCGCCATCGGTCAAGCCGGAGGAGCTGTACGGCGTCATCCCGGCTGACCCGAGGTTCAGCTATGACGTCCGCGAGGTGATCGCCCGACTCGTCGATGGCAGCGAGTTCCACGAGTTCAAGGAGCGATATGGCGAGACGCTGGTCTGCGGGTTCGCGCACGTCGAGGGCTACCCCGTCGGGATTCTCGCCAGCAACGGGATCCTGTTCAGCAGCTCCTCGCTCAAGGGCGCGCACTTCGTCGAGCTGGCCAGCCAGCGGCGCATCCCGCTCGTCTTCCTGCAGAACATCACCGGCTTCATGGTCGGGCGGGAGTACGAGGCCGGCGGGATCGCCAAGGACGGCGCCAAGCTGGTGACGGCGGTGGCGACCACCGCGGTGCCGAAGTTCACCGTGATCATCGGCGGCAGCTTTGGGGCGGGGAATTACGGGATGGCGGGACGCGCGTATTCACCGCGCCAGCTCTGGATGTGGCCCAACGCCCGCATCAGCGTCATGGGCGGGGCCCAGGCGGCCCGTGTCCTGTCCACTGTGAGTGGCGAGATCGAGACGGACGAGCAACGGGAAGCCTTCGAGGCACCGATCCTGGCCGAATACGAGCGCCAGGGGTCGCCCTACTACTCGACCGCGCGACTGTGGGACGACGGCGTGATCGACCCGATGGATACGCGCCGCGTCCTGGCGATGGGGATCAGCGCGGCGCTGAATGCCGAGATCGCCGAGACGCGCTTCGGCGTGTTCAGGATGTAG
- a CDS encoding enoyl-CoA hydratase-related protein, translating to MSDVLRVERDRAVARVTLDRPEVRNAFNAELIAELRATFDRFTTESPTSLRAVVLAGEGKAFCAGADIEWQRASIGLSMEDNEADAGRLQEMLLAIDECPVPVIAAVHGAALGGGMALCCVADLTLASADTTFGFTEVKLGLMPAVISPFVLRRIGEGPARALFLTGERFESERALRIGLVSEVVADRPALDARVGALLGEILSAGPEAVRNAKAMLRDQRGLPHSDALTLTVERAARQRVSAEGQEGLGAFLDKRSPSWREE from the coding sequence GTGAGCGACGTCCTGCGGGTCGAGCGCGACCGGGCCGTCGCCCGCGTGACCCTGGACCGTCCGGAGGTGCGCAACGCCTTCAACGCCGAGCTGATCGCCGAGTTGCGCGCCACCTTCGACCGGTTCACGACGGAGTCGCCGACGAGCCTGCGCGCTGTCGTGCTGGCAGGCGAGGGGAAGGCCTTCTGCGCCGGCGCCGACATCGAGTGGCAGCGCGCCTCGATCGGCCTCTCGATGGAGGACAACGAGGCCGATGCGGGTCGCCTGCAGGAGATGCTCCTCGCCATCGACGAGTGCCCGGTCCCGGTGATTGCCGCCGTGCACGGCGCGGCGTTGGGGGGAGGCATGGCGCTGTGCTGTGTGGCCGACCTCACCCTGGCGAGCGCCGATACGACCTTTGGATTCACGGAGGTGAAGCTCGGCCTGATGCCGGCCGTCATCAGCCCGTTCGTGCTGCGGCGTATCGGGGAGGGGCCGGCGCGCGCCCTCTTCCTGACCGGGGAGCGGTTCGAATCCGAGCGGGCGCTGCGCATCGGCCTGGTGTCGGAGGTGGTCGCCGACCGGCCAGCCCTGGACGCCCGGGTCGGGGCGCTGCTGGGGGAGATCCTCTCCGCTGGGCCCGAGGCGGTCCGCAACGCCAAGGCGATGCTCCGCGACCAGCGCGGACTGCCGCACAGCGACGCATTGACGCTCACCGTCGAACGCGCCGCCCGACAGCGGGTCTCCGCCGAGGGCCAGGAGGGGCTGGGCGCATTCCTTGACAAGCGCTCGCCGTCCTGGCGCGAGGAGTAG
- a CDS encoding SseB family protein: MVLDAPEPGSHDRSTPSGALEESSLAIFEAMLTARDAEARGEGGRAALDSFYRTLMNGTLLLPVPPEHGDEANAALAAAVNDDEEVEVSVLLAADADGRATSVCFASVAALSAWSPRGTASLPLPARIAIGNMAAAGVPAIMDPAGPITYRFEPEELTALAAGVLPGTEEPLAPPLTRRSIRLRLAGPHAMALEPALREALRQTDVESAWLVESESDGTSRLMLGLLGGEGASAVVDVPDGTDVVWLEEPLLASVRAVTDPFYTRGRG, from the coding sequence ATGGTCCTCGACGCCCCGGAGCCCGGCTCGCACGACCGCTCGACGCCGAGTGGCGCCCTCGAGGAGAGCTCGCTCGCCATCTTCGAGGCCATGCTGACGGCCCGGGACGCAGAGGCCCGTGGCGAAGGCGGCCGGGCCGCGCTCGATTCCTTCTACCGGACGCTCATGAACGGGACGCTGCTGCTGCCGGTCCCACCCGAGCACGGTGACGAGGCCAACGCGGCGCTGGCCGCGGCCGTCAATGACGACGAGGAGGTCGAGGTCAGCGTGTTGCTCGCTGCCGACGCCGATGGTCGGGCGACGAGCGTCTGCTTCGCATCGGTGGCGGCGCTCTCGGCCTGGTCGCCGCGTGGCACCGCCAGCCTGCCGCTGCCCGCCCGCATCGCCATCGGCAACATGGCCGCCGCCGGCGTGCCGGCGATCATGGATCCGGCCGGCCCGATCACCTATCGATTCGAACCCGAGGAGCTGACCGCCCTGGCAGCCGGGGTCCTTCCCGGCACCGAGGAGCCACTCGCGCCACCCTTGACCCGCCGCTCGATCCGCCTGCGACTCGCGGGTCCGCATGCCATGGCGCTGGAGCCTGCCCTGCGCGAGGCCCTGCGCCAGACCGATGTCGAGAGCGCCTGGCTGGTCGAGTCGGAGAGTGACGGCACCTCGCGGCTGATGCTCGGCCTGCTCGGAGGCGAAGGTGCGTCCGCGGTCGTGGACGTCCCGGACGGGACCGATGTGGTCTGGCTCGAGGAGCCACTCCTGGCATCGGTCCGTGCCGTCACCGATCCGTTCTACACCAGGGGCCGCGGGTGA
- a CDS encoding gamma-aminobutyraldehyde dehydrogenase, with protein MTLTAERYQMFIAGESRDAETGETTDVINPATEEVIAQVPKGTTGDVDRAVAAARAAFEEWQFTTPAERSTMLHKFADAVEAHADELARIESANVGKPMSVAAFDLEFGIDNMRFFAGAARVVEGKAAGEYVRTHTSMIRREPVGVVGQVAPWNYPILMAIWKLGPALAAGNAVILKPSSWTPLTAIKLAELASEIFPTGVFQVVTGPGAVAGAHLVSHPGVDMVSLTGDTATGREIAAAAAQTVKRVHLELGGKAPVLVFDDADMAAVAETMKLAGFFNSGQDCTAATRVIVSQSAYDDLLSELVPAVNAIKVGDPASVADYTTEDVDMGPMVHRSQQQRVAGFVDRARGYGAEILAGGSTIGAKGFFYQPSLVGGVAQDSEIVQKEVFGPVLTIQHFADDEEGIRWANDVPFGLASSVWTKDIKRGLNAARRLRFGTVWINDHLTIASEMPHGGFKQSGYGKDMSSYSIEDYTVIKHVMAKIAD; from the coding sequence ATGACCCTGACCGCCGAGCGCTACCAGATGTTCATCGCCGGGGAGTCGCGCGACGCCGAGACCGGTGAGACGACCGATGTCATCAACCCCGCCACCGAAGAGGTGATCGCCCAGGTCCCGAAGGGGACGACGGGCGACGTCGACCGAGCGGTCGCGGCCGCCCGAGCCGCATTCGAGGAGTGGCAGTTCACCACCCCCGCCGAGCGCAGCACCATGCTCCACAAGTTCGCCGACGCGGTCGAGGCGCACGCCGACGAGCTGGCGCGCATCGAATCCGCCAACGTGGGCAAGCCCATGTCAGTCGCTGCCTTCGACCTCGAGTTTGGGATCGACAACATGCGCTTCTTCGCCGGCGCGGCGCGCGTGGTCGAGGGCAAGGCGGCGGGCGAGTACGTGCGCACCCACACCTCCATGATCCGGCGCGAGCCGGTGGGGGTGGTCGGGCAGGTGGCGCCCTGGAACTACCCGATCCTGATGGCCATCTGGAAGCTTGGCCCCGCGCTGGCGGCCGGAAACGCGGTCATCCTCAAGCCCAGCAGCTGGACGCCGCTGACCGCCATCAAGCTGGCCGAGCTGGCATCCGAGATCTTCCCCACCGGCGTCTTCCAGGTCGTGACAGGTCCCGGTGCGGTGGCCGGCGCCCACCTCGTCAGCCACCCCGGCGTCGACATGGTGTCGCTCACCGGCGACACGGCGACGGGGCGTGAGATCGCGGCGGCGGCGGCACAGACCGTCAAGCGGGTACACCTCGAGCTGGGCGGCAAGGCCCCGGTGCTCGTCTTCGACGATGCCGACATGGCGGCCGTGGCGGAGACCATGAAGCTGGCAGGCTTCTTCAACTCCGGGCAGGACTGCACCGCGGCGACCCGCGTCATCGTCAGCCAGTCCGCGTACGACGACCTGCTCTCCGAGCTGGTTCCGGCAGTGAACGCGATCAAGGTGGGCGATCCGGCATCGGTGGCCGACTACACCACCGAGGACGTCGACATGGGCCCGATGGTGCACCGCTCCCAGCAGCAGCGGGTGGCCGGTTTCGTCGATCGGGCTCGCGGGTACGGCGCGGAGATCCTGGCCGGCGGCTCGACCATCGGCGCCAAGGGCTTCTTCTACCAGCCGTCGCTGGTCGGAGGGGTGGCGCAGGACTCCGAGATCGTCCAGAAGGAGGTCTTCGGCCCGGTCCTCACCATCCAGCACTTCGCCGATGACGAGGAGGGGATCCGCTGGGCCAACGACGTGCCGTTCGGGCTGGCGTCATCGGTCTGGACCAAGGACATCAAGCGTGGACTGAACGCGGCCCGACGCCTGCGCTTCGGGACGGTCTGGATCAACGACCACCTGACGATCGCCTCGGAGATGCCGCACGGCGGATTCAAGCAGTCCGGCTACGGCAAGGACATGAGCAGCTACAGCATCGAGGACTACACGGTCATCAAGCACGTGATGGCCAAGATCGCGGACTAG
- a CDS encoding iron-sulfur cluster assembly protein has protein sequence MTIDSNIAKVDEVMTALYDIHDPEIGMSIVDLDLIKNVEIGVGGAPTEIKMVLTTPFCPWAGELIQTIKTKTEEVVGPPVKVTLLADRWEPPPGLF, from the coding sequence ATGACCATTGATTCGAACATCGCCAAGGTCGACGAGGTGATGACCGCCCTGTACGACATCCATGACCCGGAGATCGGGATGAGCATCGTGGACCTCGACCTGATCAAGAACGTGGAGATCGGGGTGGGCGGCGCCCCGACCGAGATCAAGATGGTGCTCACCACTCCCTTCTGCCCGTGGGCCGGGGAGCTGATTCAGACCATCAAGACCAAGACCGAGGAGGTCGTCGGGCCTCCCGTCAAGGTGACTCTGCTGGCCGATCGCTGGGAGCCCCCACCCGGCCTCTTCTAA
- a CDS encoding cob(I)yrinic acid a,c-diamide adenosyltransferase — protein MRIYTRKGDTGTTGLLFGGARVSKADLRTDAYGTADEAVSALGLARAAIGAATDRTEAQLATLIIRLQRELFVVGAELATHIDRRQKLTDGVTRVTTEMVTALEGEIDALEAGHEMPVEFVLPGESVAGASLDLARTSVRRAERRAVALTNEGGLPDSQVVPYLNRLADLLFVMARAADGGFRPLRTRE, from the coding sequence ATGCGCATCTACACCCGCAAGGGCGACACCGGCACGACCGGCCTTCTCTTCGGTGGCGCCCGCGTCAGCAAGGCGGACCTGCGCACGGATGCCTACGGCACGGCCGATGAAGCGGTGTCCGCGCTCGGGCTGGCGCGGGCTGCCATCGGCGCCGCCACGGACCGGACCGAGGCCCAGCTGGCCACCCTCATCATCCGGCTTCAGCGCGAGCTGTTCGTCGTCGGGGCAGAGCTGGCCACGCACATCGACCGCCGGCAGAAGCTGACCGACGGCGTGACGCGGGTGACGACCGAGATGGTCACCGCACTGGAGGGTGAGATCGACGCGCTCGAGGCCGGACACGAGATGCCGGTTGAGTTCGTGCTGCCGGGGGAATCGGTCGCCGGTGCCTCGCTCGACCTGGCACGGACGAGCGTCCGCCGCGCGGAACGCCGGGCCGTGGCGCTGACGAACGAGGGTGGTCTGCCGGACTCGCAGGTGGTGCCCTACCTCAACCGCCTTGCCGACCTGCTCTTCGTCATGGCTCGCGCGGCCGATGGGGGCTTCCGTCCGCTGCGAACGCGCGAGTAG
- a CDS encoding GGDEF domain-containing protein, whose translation MIIARTGGRPVAVLLPLAAIGLVRAFPSLQGSTLPWVAPAVAATVAVIAGLALLIAVDAALEGGRIRDLADLAGLGMIATAFAVVALDAAGVLGLGIGLTSAAAVFVAGSVLRQRAIATRRGRIVGLLIAIALVEASLAGMLVAAGWSVPARIAPIFLAGGALLVAAAAATSLDAPARATALGIAASSVGAIAVGRSSGTESLIGPLGMALAALVLGWRLLASRAHRTAVAEPAPAVHERPAASESPPEYDELARLTRELRATLDDLVAARHLIELQRVEIDRASSTDPLTGLPSRWPTLDRLRTEAAEARRYAHPVAVVLLDIDRFTDLNHEHGLEVGDEMLRRIALRLRVRMREADAVGRVGGDAFLAILPHTGEGGAVMFARAVLDRVLERRVMTERGEVTVSLSIGIALMRPGMTLSGDELLAAAEEALASARAAGGNRIAFDRLHGLARIDEPERDVETLTAEFAEGNA comes from the coding sequence GTGATCATCGCGCGCACCGGAGGCCGCCCCGTGGCGGTGCTCCTGCCGCTGGCTGCCATCGGCCTGGTTCGGGCGTTTCCGTCCCTGCAGGGATCGACGCTCCCGTGGGTCGCGCCGGCGGTCGCCGCAACCGTCGCCGTCATCGCCGGCCTCGCCCTGCTGATCGCGGTCGATGCGGCGCTGGAAGGCGGCCGGATCCGCGATCTCGCCGACCTCGCCGGCCTGGGGATGATCGCGACCGCCTTTGCCGTGGTCGCCCTCGATGCTGCCGGAGTCCTTGGCCTCGGCATCGGCCTGACCTCCGCGGCGGCTGTCTTCGTCGCTGGGTCGGTCCTGCGGCAGCGGGCCATCGCCACCCGACGGGGACGGATCGTCGGCCTCCTCATTGCCATTGCGCTGGTAGAAGCCAGCCTGGCGGGCATGCTGGTGGCCGCGGGATGGTCGGTCCCGGCGCGGATTGCGCCCATCTTCCTCGCCGGCGGAGCACTGCTGGTGGCGGCCGCGGCTGCGACCAGCCTCGACGCCCCAGCCCGCGCCACCGCGCTCGGCATCGCGGCGTCGTCCGTGGGGGCCATCGCAGTTGGCCGCTCCTCCGGGACGGAGAGCCTGATTGGTCCCTTGGGCATGGCCCTGGCCGCGCTGGTGCTCGGCTGGCGGCTGCTGGCCAGCCGCGCGCACCGGACCGCGGTCGCTGAGCCCGCTCCGGCCGTTCACGAACGACCCGCCGCTTCTGAAAGCCCGCCCGAGTACGACGAGCTCGCTCGCCTGACGCGCGAGCTGCGAGCCACGCTGGACGACCTGGTCGCCGCGCGCCACCTGATCGAGCTGCAGCGGGTCGAGATCGACCGAGCGTCCAGCACCGATCCGCTGACGGGGCTTCCCAGCCGCTGGCCGACGCTCGACCGATTGCGGACCGAGGCGGCCGAGGCACGCCGCTACGCGCACCCGGTGGCGGTGGTGCTGCTCGACATCGATCGGTTCACCGACCTCAACCACGAGCACGGGCTGGAGGTCGGCGACGAAATGCTGCGCAGGATCGCACTTCGCCTGCGGGTGCGGATGCGCGAGGCCGATGCGGTGGGTCGCGTCGGCGGCGACGCCTTCCTGGCGATCCTGCCGCACACCGGCGAAGGCGGCGCCGTGATGTTCGCGCGGGCGGTCCTGGATCGGGTCCTCGAGCGCCGGGTCATGACCGAGCGGGGCGAGGTCACCGTGAGCCTCTCCATCGGGATCGCGCTGATGCGCCCTGGGATGACGCTCAGTGGCGATGAGCTCCTGGCGGCCGCCGAGGAGGCGCTCGCGTCCGCGCGGGCGGCCGGCGGCAACCGGATCGCATTCGATCGGCTCCACGGGCTGGCCCGCATTGACGAACCCGAGCGAGACGTTGAGACGCTTACCGCCGAATTCGCCGAGGGGAACGCATGA
- a CDS encoding biotin carboxylase N-terminal domain-containing protein, whose product MTDETLTPRQVAEELGVTVRTVQRWVADGRLPAIRVGGRVRVSRSSLGSVAAGHPVPGSGIRALLIANRGEIVQRIVRTARGLGIRTIGVHAPDERPPDGVDLALPISDYLDGEALITAARAAGADAIHPGYGFLAENPSFAEAVVRAGLAWVGPPAGAISAMGDKAEARRTAVGHGVPVVPGYDGDAQDDGTLASAAAEIGFPVLIKPSAGGGGKGMRVVRDPARLPEELASARREASRAFGDDRLILERLLGGARHVEVQVLFDAHGHGVHLGERDCSAQRRNQKVVEESPAPSVSSALREQLGAAALEVAAAVGYASAGTVEFLVTDGGEFYFGEMNTRLQVEHPVTEAVTGRDIVADQLRIAAGESLGFTQAEVRWSGHAIEARLYAEDPDAGFLPATGRLLRLRWPGGVRVETGVREGDAVSDRYDPLLAKLIATGQTRSQALTRLRAALDETRVLGVRTNLRFLRWLLDQPVMRDGDVRIDTLANLRLPPAPMPDEASWATAASALLEVEPNSPWGGGWHAAAPAAVRMRHGEEERRVELGVAGEAEVVVDAGVAYIDVEGQSLEFSLAMPPGVEEAVRHATAHAGGSASLTAPMPGRVIALRAAEGASVLAHQALVVIEAMKMEHAVVTPLAGTVTHIAVRVGQQVQRGDLLAEVSA is encoded by the coding sequence ATGACCGACGAGACGCTGACGCCCCGCCAGGTGGCGGAGGAGTTGGGCGTCACCGTCCGCACCGTGCAGCGCTGGGTCGCCGACGGGCGGCTGCCGGCCATCCGGGTTGGCGGGCGTGTGCGCGTATCGCGCTCGTCGCTCGGCTCGGTCGCGGCCGGTCATCCGGTGCCGGGCTCCGGGATCCGTGCACTGCTCATCGCCAACCGGGGCGAGATCGTGCAGCGCATCGTCCGCACGGCTCGTGGCCTCGGCATCCGGACCATCGGCGTTCACGCTCCCGACGAGCGGCCGCCCGATGGAGTCGACCTGGCGCTGCCGATCTCCGACTACCTCGACGGCGAGGCGCTCATTACCGCGGCGCGTGCCGCGGGTGCCGACGCGATCCACCCCGGTTACGGCTTCCTGGCTGAGAACCCGTCGTTTGCCGAGGCGGTGGTGCGCGCCGGGCTGGCCTGGGTCGGGCCGCCGGCCGGGGCCATCAGCGCCATGGGCGACAAGGCGGAGGCGAGGCGCACGGCGGTTGGACACGGCGTCCCGGTGGTGCCCGGCTACGACGGCGACGCCCAGGACGACGGCACGCTGGCCTCCGCGGCGGCGGAGATCGGCTTTCCGGTCCTCATCAAGCCCTCGGCTGGCGGGGGTGGAAAAGGGATGCGCGTGGTGCGCGACCCTGCCCGCCTGCCGGAGGAGCTCGCTTCGGCGCGTCGCGAGGCGAGCCGCGCGTTTGGCGACGATCGGCTCATCCTGGAGCGACTGCTCGGGGGGGCGCGCCACGTGGAGGTCCAGGTCCTGTTCGACGCGCATGGCCACGGGGTCCACCTCGGCGAGCGCGACTGCTCGGCCCAGAGGCGCAACCAGAAGGTCGTCGAGGAGTCGCCCGCGCCGTCAGTCAGCAGCGCGCTGCGCGAGCAGCTCGGAGCGGCTGCCCTGGAGGTGGCTGCGGCGGTCGGCTACGCGAGCGCCGGGACGGTCGAATTCCTGGTGACCGATGGCGGCGAGTTCTACTTCGGCGAGATGAACACCCGGTTGCAGGTCGAGCATCCGGTGACCGAGGCAGTGACCGGCCGCGACATCGTCGCCGACCAGCTGCGGATCGCAGCCGGAGAGTCGCTCGGCTTCACGCAGGCGGAGGTGCGCTGGAGCGGCCACGCCATCGAGGCGCGCCTGTACGCGGAGGACCCGGATGCCGGCTTCCTGCCTGCCACCGGCCGCCTGCTGCGTCTTCGCTGGCCCGGCGGCGTCCGGGTCGAGACGGGCGTGCGCGAGGGCGACGCCGTCTCGGACCGATATGACCCGCTTCTCGCCAAGCTGATCGCCACCGGCCAGACGCGTTCTCAGGCGCTCACGCGGCTGCGCGCCGCGCTCGATGAGACCCGCGTCCTCGGCGTGCGCACCAATCTGCGATTCCTGCGCTGGCTGCTCGATCAGCCAGTCATGCGCGACGGCGACGTGCGGATCGATACGCTGGCGAACCTGCGGCTCCCGCCCGCGCCAATGCCGGACGAGGCCAGTTGGGCGACGGCCGCTTCAGCCCTGTTGGAGGTCGAGCCGAACAGCCCATGGGGCGGTGGATGGCACGCCGCGGCACCGGCGGCGGTCCGCATGCGACACGGCGAGGAAGAGCGGCGGGTAGAACTCGGGGTTGCGGGGGAGGCCGAGGTCGTCGTGGACGCCGGAGTCGCGTACATCGACGTCGAGGGCCAGTCGCTCGAGTTCTCCCTGGCCATGCCGCCAGGCGTCGAGGAGGCGGTGCGTCACGCGACCGCCCACGCAGGAGGCAGCGCTTCCCTGACGGCCCCGATGCCGGGCCGCGTCATCGCCCTGCGCGCTGCCGAGGGCGCATCGGTCCTGGCCCACCAGGCGCTCGTCGTGATCGAGGCGATGAAGATGGAGCATGCCGTGGTGACGCCGCTGGCCGGGACGGTGACCCACATCGCGGTCAGGGTTGGCCAGCAGGTGCAGCGCGGGGACCTGTTGGCGGAGGTATCGGCCTAA
- the thyX gene encoding FAD-dependent thymidylate synthase, which translates to MPTTSDVSAKLIFPTKEIVEEYYLPIIYTACRTCYSEQLPDQIWDKAVSRGVADEKQQALVRKVMESGHGSTIEHVNFTFAISGVTRTLSHQLVRHRAGTAFDQQSQRYVSFKARDNYTIPDSIAKGDLPDDLAGQFQAAVDSNLELYGQLLQAEVPAEDARFIFPNAMQTNLIMTVNLRQLIHMSGLRLCTMAQWEIRQLFKQIRHEIFRVSPFFGSFLAPKCVPLGYCDEMGNRDEHCRIRPHRDTVMAVWEAYRSGELAETDGPVVPETSPFRPRPRRTPIPVLDDTNVPERPALVASESAGDADRV; encoded by the coding sequence ATGCCGACCACCTCTGACGTGTCCGCCAAGCTCATCTTTCCGACCAAGGAGATCGTCGAGGAGTACTACCTCCCGATCATCTACACCGCCTGCCGGACCTGCTACTCCGAGCAGCTGCCCGACCAGATCTGGGACAAGGCGGTCAGCCGCGGCGTCGCCGACGAGAAGCAGCAGGCGCTCGTCCGCAAGGTGATGGAATCCGGCCACGGCTCGACCATCGAGCACGTCAACTTCACCTTCGCCATCAGTGGCGTGACCCGGACCCTTTCCCATCAGCTGGTGCGCCATCGGGCCGGGACCGCCTTCGACCAGCAGTCGCAGCGCTACGTGTCGTTCAAGGCAAGGGACAACTACACCATCCCGGACTCGATCGCCAAGGGCGACCTGCCGGACGACCTCGCCGGCCAGTTCCAGGCCGCGGTGGACTCCAACCTCGAACTGTACGGGCAGCTGCTGCAGGCCGAGGTGCCAGCCGAGGACGCCCGTTTCATCTTCCCGAACGCGATGCAGACCAACCTGATCATGACCGTCAACCTGCGACAGCTGATCCACATGAGCGGCCTGCGGCTGTGCACCATGGCCCAGTGGGAGATCCGCCAGCTGTTCAAGCAGATCCGCCACGAGATCTTCCGCGTCTCGCCCTTCTTCGGCTCCTTCCTGGCCCCTAAGTGCGTGCCGCTCGGCTACTGCGACGAGATGGGCAACCGCGACGAGCACTGCCGCATTCGACCGCACCGCGACACGGTGATGGCCGTGTGGGAGGCTTACCGCTCCGGCGAACTGGCCGAGACCGATGGACCGGTCGTGCCCGAGACATCACCGTTCAGGCCGAGGCCGCGCCGGACGCCGATCCCGGTCCTGGACGACACAAACGTGCCCGAGAGACCGGCGCTGGTCGCCAGCGAGTCAGCGGGAGACGCCGACCGGGTCTAG